The genomic segment TTCTGCCGGCATACATATTTATGCTAATAACTTTTGCTGTCAATTTCTGGATTTTATTTAAAGGAATTTCTGCAGGAATAGAAAAGCTTGCGAAGATTGCAATGCCGCTGCTTTTTGTATTTGGAATAATTTTAGTGGTAAGAGTTTTAACATTAGGCGCTCCTGACCCAACCCACCCTGAAAATTCAGTAATTAATGGTCTGGCATTCATCTGGAATCCTGATTTATCTAAGCTTGGAAATCCATCAGTTTGGATTGCCGCAGCCGGTCAAATCTTTTTTACTCTATCAGTTGGAATGGGAACGATTCACGCTTACGCAAGTTATTTAAAACCAAAAGATGATATTGTTCTCTCAGGATTGTCAACATCAGCGACAAACGAATTTGCAGAAGTTATTCTTGGCGGATCAATTGCAATTCCTGCGGCAGTTGCATTTTTTGGATTGACGATGACGACTCAAATTGCAGCCGGTGGTTCATTCGATCTAGGCTTTGTTTCGATGCCATTAATATTCAGGCAAATTCCATTTGGTGAATTTTTCGGTTTTCTATGGTTTTTGCTTTTATTCTTTGCAGGAATTACATCTTCAGTTGCAATGGGTCAGCCCGTGATTGCATTTCTCGAAGATGAGTTTAAAATCTCGCGCAAGAAAGCAACTGCAATATTGGCTGTTGTGGTTTTAGTCTCTGTTCAATTTGTAATATTCTTTTTGAAATTTGGATTTCTGGATGAGATGGATTATTGGGCAGGAACTTTCGGATTAGTATTGTTTGCTTTCGTGGAGACAGTTTTGTTTATGTGGGTCTTTGGAGCAGATAAAGCCTGGAAAGAAATGAATGAAGGGGGAGATATTGGTATTCCAAGAATATTTTACCCAATTATGAAATACGTAACTCCAACAGTACTATTTGTAATCATGATCTGGTGGTTTGTTCAGGACGCATTTCCTATTCTATTATTATCTAATTCAAATCCCGAGCAAGTCCCTTATATTTGGGGCGCAAGAATTTTAATGATTTTACTTTATGCAGGATTATTTTATTTGATCAAAAAGCCTGGAGTAAAAGCAACAGATAATTAATGCTAAAGTATAATTCTTAAAAAAATAATTTAAAGCACGAAGCAATATTTAGCGTGCTAATAAAATCGAAAAGATTTAATGGACATAAATTCGAATAAAGAATCTTTCTCTGATTCTTTTAAAGAAATAATAAAAGCGATGGGGTTAGTGTTTGGTGACATCGGAACAAGCCCCATTTACACATTGAGTGTCATCTTTG from the Ignavibacteriales bacterium genome contains:
- a CDS encoding sodium-dependent transporter yields the protein MSENNNREQWGSRIGLILAVAGNAIGLGNFLRFPVQAAQNGGGAFMIPYFIFFLILGIPLMWIEWGIGRHGGRFNHGSAPGMFDVLWKNKAAKYFGAVGLFISLVIMIYYTYIESWTLGFSFFSITKLYFDETSFDTMKNFLYSYQGREAGTHFDSLLPAYIFMLITFAVNFWILFKGISAGIEKLAKIAMPLLFVFGIILVVRVLTLGAPDPTHPENSVINGLAFIWNPDLSKLGNPSVWIAAAGQIFFTLSVGMGTIHAYASYLKPKDDIVLSGLSTSATNEFAEVILGGSIAIPAAVAFFGLTMTTQIAAGGSFDLGFVSMPLIFRQIPFGEFFGFLWFLLLFFAGITSSVAMGQPVIAFLEDEFKISRKKATAILAVVVLVSVQFVIFFLKFGFLDEMDYWAGTFGLVLFAFVETVLFMWVFGADKAWKEMNEGGDIGIPRIFYPIMKYVTPTVLFVIMIWWFVQDAFPILLLSNSNPEQVPYIWGARILMILLYAGLFYLIKKPGVKATDN